The genomic window tattaTCCAGAGATTTAGGATGTGTTATAAGATTTAAGAATTTGGGGCTCTGAAACCTTTCAGATTAGATGATCCCCCAAAAAAATTGCTTCGTCTCTTGTGACAGCCTAGCTCCCAGTCAGCTAACCTTCTGGGAATAAGCCATTCTTCCTGAATTCTAGAGTGTTTCCAGAGTTGCTATTCTCAAGCATTCCAGGAGGACAAGCAATGGAATAGCTGCCTGGGTGAAACTGGAATACAAGTGTATACAGTTGAATTGCAGCTTGTATGAGATGGCTTCACATAGTATAGATTTTATAATTCGACCTGCACCAAGCCAGTGCACGGATTGTGGAATGATCTTCCAATTCTTCCTTCTCTGAGGACTCTGTTGTTCTATACCATATCAGAAGTTCCCTGAAATGTGCAAGGTGTGAGATTTTTGGTCTGTATGTATTTAGCCTGGGAATTTGGTTGGTTGTGGTGGATTCAGGGTCCAAGTTTACAGACAGGTGAGCtatatttgttttttggggtCAATCCCTGAGTCATAAGGAGGCTATTTAAAAGAAACATGCTGGGCCCCAGTGTCCATATCTGAGGACTTGGTAGCAACATGCTGGTCCCCAGTGTCCATATCTGAGGACTTGGTAGCCTGTGCACCACTTTTGAGGTTCCTTGATTTTTTAACGGATGCCTTGTTGTTGGCTTGTGGAATGAGACCCTCTCTATTCATCTATATCTGTTGGTGTGTTGTGTTGTCAGAAACATTTTGTCAGGTAAGTTATGTTTAATGAAACCTCTGTGCTTCCTCCAGATATATCTGGGCACATTCATATCCAGGGAATTTTTGGACTAAGCTCCATTTTGTGGACACCTAGAAGGGAGATCACCTCACCTTGCCAGTTGAGGTAAGAATTTCACATCTACTTGAAACCTTTTAGCATAGATGTTTCCTCAAATAATACAGCCTCATGCCTATGGCCTGCCTAGCTCCTAGTGGGGTAAGCTCATAGGGTCTCCTCAATTCTGGAGAGTATCTAATGTTGTCATTTTGAAACATTCCATGTGGAATGAAATTACTGGTTGTTTCTAAGAGTTTTTAAGGGTGTACTATGGAATCTCTGGTTGTGTCAAAGAATAGAACACCCTACAGTTTTAATGAGGTAACCCGCAGCAAACAGGGGCAGTGCTGTGGGATAAGTTCCATCCTGTCTCTCTCAGAGGACTCTGTCCTTAGGCTCCATTTGAGAGGGTTCACAGAAATGTAGGacaatgtggtatttttactCTGGATGCAAAGGGAGAAAAGGATTGTTGAAGCTGGTTCCAGGACACAACAACAGACAATTATGCCAGGTTAATTTCCTTTTGGGGTCTTGAAGTATACATTAGCAAGGTATAGGATggtatgttctataaatatctgttagatccatttggacCATatcttcagttagttttactgtatctcagtttagtttctgattccatgatttgtccatatttgagagtggggtgttgaagtctctcattattattgtgtgggatgcaatgtgtattttgagctttattatagtttcttttatgaatgtttgtGCCCTTGcattggagcatatatgttcagaattgagagttcaccttggtagacttttcctttgacaagcatgaagtttccctccttatcttttttgacactgtttggttgaaagtcaattttatccattataagaatggccactctaagcttgtttcttgcaactgtttgcttggaaaattgtttccaacctttgactctgaaatagtgactgtctttgtcactgaggtggcttTCTTGTATGCATCAATATATTGGGTCCTATTTACacatccagtctattagtctatgtctttttatagagaAATTGAGACccttgatattaagaaatattaaggaaaagtgattgttttttACTGTTATCTTTTTAGTtcaaggtgaaattctggttgtatcGAAATCTTCTATTGggattgttgaaagattacctcaTTGTTTTTTCTACATTGtgttttcctgccttctgttggtattttccatccattatcctttgtagagctggatttccagaaagatattgtgtaaatttgcttttatcatggaatgcctggttttctctgtctatggtaattgacagttttactgggtatagttgtctggtctgacatatattttctctTACAGTCTGTATAACATATGCCCCAGATATTCTgtctttcataatctctggtgagatgtcttgtgtaattctgatagtcttGCCTGTAtaggttacttgacctttttctcttactgcttgtaatattctttctttgtttagtgcatttggtcttttgaatattatgtgatttGGAGGAATTTCTGTGCTGGTCCAGCTGAGTCCTATAAGAGCCCACTGTTTGGTATCCAGTTTATATCATGGCTGAATCTGCTTTATCTGGGATGCCTCGATTATAATAGGGGCTTTGCACTTTATCTGCATCTAGACTCTGAATGCATGTGTCACCCCTCTGATCCCTGAAAAACTGGTTGTGACTCCTCCCTGAGCATCTGCCTGTAGATGTGTAAGTATGGGGAGGGACTCATTCCCTCACAAAAATTAAGGCACATCCTGATCTCTAGGAATGCCACAAAATTGTTTAGAATCCTCCAAGGTACCAGTTGCATGGGAAGAAGCTCATTTTCCAAACCAATACAGCTTTGCTCCAACACTCTCAAAAGACTACAATGTTACTTGATTACCTGGCCCATTTATCTTTGGTGGTGCTTCTGCAAATAactcacacacacccttttttctTACTGATTTTATGATTCTCAGAGCAGAGTCAGAAGAGAATAATTTCTCAAAGTGGACCCACTTAAATACAATTTGGCTACACTTAGATCAGTTCTCTTTACATAGCTTATGTTGagactttttttatattttacagtattaaatattttttattgataggTCTGGAGAAGATATAGCTCTCTAGCATCTAGTCTTGGTGAGAAACAAGTGTGAATTGTAGTTGAATTCAGCTTCATGTTTATAGATATATGGTCAGAGTCTTTTTCTGAGGTCCATACATAATGACTTCCTGGTGTCCAACAGCAGTCAAGGTAAATCTAGAGTCCAAGGAGGACAGCAGACCACATGTAGTCTATGTGAAATTCACCATTCACATTGTTTTCACACCTGCTCTCACAAGTTTGTGAGCCACAACCCACTGTTATAATGGTAGGCTTCCTTATCACTTCTCTCTTCTGGAAGGAAGGTGAGCTTCTCTACTGAAGGATATTAACAGAGCAGCCGAAAAACCATCTAAAGGTTACCAGAGAAGGTGTTCAGAATTCATAAGCAATCTAGGTGAGTTTGAGTTATGATGTTGAGAACTAAAGGTGAGGAAATGTATAAACCCCTCCACAAGAAGGGATGCCACAATACCTATTCACCTACATCAATGTTTTCTGAAGATCGCTCGGTATGTGGGTACTGTAACTGCCTCTTGTTTACTAGACTAGGTAGCTATAGCTATGAACAAGTATCACAGGATCATCAAATCCAGATAGTATCCTGGAATGTATGAGAAAAGGAACACCCTGTCATGGGGCCCATAATCACTTGTCACATGCCTGACCCACACAGTGCTGTGTGAGAATGTCTTGCTAACTACCCTATCTTGTTTCCAGGTCACTGGTCTCAGGGCGCAAAAATCCTGGTTAAGTGGACTTTGACCAGAGTCACCAGCGCGAAGATCTCAGTATTGTCAGGGCAGAAGGTGAGGACTGCTGCTCTCCTGCATCTAACATGAAAAATGACACATGCCTGCCCTCCTATAGGCTATGAGAAACCTAGAGTCCATAGAGTGTTTCCCTCACcctatttcctctttcatttgtATGACAGAAACAGGCTCTTGGCTAAAAGAAACTAGGCCGAGATCATCAGTTGAAGCAGTACAGTCCTTGTCATTGTTGAAGGAATGTGTTGGGAACGTCTGACAATTCAGGACACATGAAAACCATTAAACTGTAACTGCTCTTGTAATTTACATTGAATAGGTGTAGCCACACTTGAAGAACTCttaataacttttattaatttccaAAATTTGAACACTTAAAACTTTGCTACAAGCTAGCATCAGGTCAGTGTAAAGTCCCTGACAGGGAAACCTGAGGGACTTATATGATCATAGAAGACAACATTTATCTTAAGTAATGTTAACCAACCTAAACCCAAATTTCATCTCTCTCTTATATTTAGGAATAGGAAATAAGTTACCAATTAGCTGTTTGTAGCTATGGAAAGGTGTAAACATGTCTTATAATTATTGCAGCATGGAAGGCATGAAAATCTTCCTCTGAGATAGTTTTCTTAGTTGCGGTACATAGGCAAACTATGTACCCTCAGAACATACGGAGATGTCCATATTGAAATTATGTAGCAATGTATGCATTATCCAAGAATATAGACACTCCACATTCCCTGGCCTTATGGTTTCCCTGAGGTCATCTGTTTTGTGATCTGGCTGCACTCCAAATAGCTGCGTCTCTTCCTGTTTGAGGATTTCAGGATTCTAGGATTGCTTGCAGTCTTGTGACCCTAGAGCCCGACTCAGGACATCTCAAATAACATGACTTTTTGAAGGCTGTGTGAAGTGGTCTGCCATAACAGTCCActaactttcttcctttctccaacaGGCCTGTGTATCCACCTTGATTTGACTGGTAGACTATCCTGTCTATTGTTACCAAGGAAAAATACAATGGCTGATTCCCATAACTCACAGTACTACAACCTCCAAGAGAGTGCTCAGGCCCAGCAGGAGTTTGACAATGCCCAGGCTAATATGGaaacagcagaggaagaagaataCACCACCACCTCTAATATGGTGTGTGGTAGTGGAATCCCAGTTCCTCCCCAGAGTCCTCAGGGAGCCTTGTCTCCCTGTGAGGCACTGGCCTACATTCCTGAAGGCTCATCTGAGGAAGCTTCAGTCAAACAATTAGAGGAGCTGGAAGACCCACTGTATTTGTTGCACAATGCCCAGAATGTAAAGGTGTATGACTTGGTGGACTTTCTGCTTACCAAATATCAAATGAATGCATTCACTACCAAGGCAGAAATGCTGGAAAGTATTGGTAGAGAGTATGATGAGTACTATCCTCTGATCTTTAGTGAGGCCTCTGAGTGTATGAAGCTGGTCTTTGGCCTTGACATAGTAGAAGTGGATCCATCTGTCCATTCCTATAACCTTGTCACTGCCCTGGGCATCACTTATGATGGGATGCTGACTGATGTCCAGGGTATG from Apodemus sylvaticus chromosome X, mApoSyl1.1, whole genome shotgun sequence includes these protein-coding regions:
- the LOC127674360 gene encoding melanoma-associated antigen 10-like, giving the protein MADSHNSQYYNLQESAQAQQEFDNAQANMETAEEEEYTTTSNMVCGSGIPVPPQSPQGALSPCEALAYIPEGSSEEASVKQLEELEDPLYLLHNAQNVKVYDLVDFLLTKYQMNAFTTKAEMLESIGREYDEYYPLIFSEASECMKLVFGLDIVEVDPSVHSYNLVTALGITYDGMLTDVQGMPKTGILIVVLGIIFMRGNFVSEEIIWEMLNNIRLHGGMDPYLHKDPRKLISEEFVQEGYLEYRQVPNSDPPSHGFVWGPRAFAETTKMKVLEFFASINKTHPRAYPLKYAEALRDEIDRAKAWIFQRLFQYQ